In one Oryza glaberrima chromosome 2, OglaRS2, whole genome shotgun sequence genomic region, the following are encoded:
- the LOC127763007 gene encoding probable amino acid permease 7 yields MGGAGEGDGQTEPLLEKLSNSSSSEIDKRTGTAWTATAHIITAVIGSGVLSLAWSVAQLGWVGGPAAMVLFAGVTLVQSSLLADCYIFHDPDNGVVRNRSYVDAVRFYLGEKSQWFCGFFLNINFFGSGVVYTLTSATSMRAIQKANCYHREGHDAPCSVSGDGYYMLMFGLAQVVLSQIPGFHDMAWLSVLSAAMSFTYSLIGFGLGVAKVITNGVIKGGIGGIAMVSATQKVWRVSQAIGDIAFAYPFASVLLEIEDTLRSPPPESETMRTASRASIAVTTFFYLCCGCFGYAAFGDATPGNLLTGFGFYEPYWLIDFANLCVAVHLLGGYQVYSQPVFAAVERRMGGAGAGVVEVAVPAAVAWPSRWRRGCRVNVYRLCFRTAYVAATTALAVWFPYFNQVVGLLGAFTFWPLSIHFPVEMYLVQKKVAPWTPRWLAVRAFSAACLATGAFASVGSAVGVFSSKTS; encoded by the exons ATGGGAGGAGCAGGGGAAGGCGACGGCCAGACGGAGCCGCTCCTCGAGAAGCTCTCGAATTCCTCGTCGTCGGAGATTGACAAGAGAACAG GAACGgcatggacggcgacggcgcacaTCATAACGGCGGTGATCGGCTCCGGCGTGCTGTCGCTGGCGTGGAGCGTGGCGCAGCTCGGCTGGGTCGGAGGACCGGCGGCCATGGTGCTCTTCGCCGGAGTGACCCTAGTCCAGTCCTCCCTGCTCGCCGACTGCTACATTTTTCATGACCCGGACAACGGCGTCGTCAGGAACAGGTCCTACGTGGACGCTGTGAGGTTTTACCTAG GTGAGAAGAGCCAGTGGTTCTGTGGCTTTTTCCTCAACATCAACTTTTTCGGGAGTGGGGTGGTGTACACACTCACCTCGGCCACCAGCATGAG GGCAATTCAAAAGGCGAACTGCTACCACCGGGAAGGGCACGACGCGCCGTGCTCCGTCAGCGGAGATGGCTACTACATGCTCATGTTCGGGCTCGCGCAGGTGGTGCTCTCGCAGATACCGGGCTTCCATGACATGGCGTGGCTCTCCGTCCTGTCGGCGGCCATGTCCTTCACCTACTCCCTCATCGGCTTCGGCCTCGGCGTCGCCAAAGTCATAA CTAATGGAGTGATCAAGGGAGGAATCGGGGGGATCGCCATGGTGTCCGCGACGCAGAAGGTGTGGCGAGTCTCGCAGGCGATCGGGGACATCGCGTTCGCCTACCCCTTCGCGTCGGTTCTGCTGGAAATCGAG GACACGctgaggtcgccgccgccggagagcgaGACGATGAGGACGGCGTCGAGGGCGAGCATCGCGGTGACCACCTTCTTCTACCTCTGCTGCGGGTGCTTCGGCTACGCGGCCTTCGGCGACGCCACGCCCGGTAACCTCCTCACCGGCTTCGGCTTCTACGAGCCCTACTGGCTCATCGACTTCGCCAACCTCTGCGTCGCCGTCCACCTCCTCGGCGGCTATCAG GTGTACTCGCAGCCGGTGttcgcggcggtggagcggcggatgggcggcgcgggggcgggcgtggtggaggtggcggtgccggcggcggtggcgtggccgtcgcggtggcggcgcggctgccGCGTGAACGTGTACAGGCTGTGCTTCCGGACGGCGTacgtggcggcgacgacggcgctgGCCGTGTGGTTCCCCTACTTCAACCAGGTGGTCGGGCTGCTCGGCGCCTTCACCTTCTGGCCGCTGTCCATCCACTTCCCCGTCGAGATGTACCTCGTGCAGAAGAAGGTGGCGCCGTGGACGCCGCGGTGGCTCGCCGTCCGCGCCTTCAGCGCCGCCTGCCTCGCCACCGGCGCCTTCGCCTCCGTCGGCTCAGCCGTCGGTGTGTTCTCCTCCAAGACCAGCTAA
- the LOC127763009 gene encoding ADP-ribosylation factor GTPase-activating protein AGD12-like yields MSTTNHYQHIKSNKPVLGKARKLKDLMLKSDNRICADCGAPDPKWASANIGVFLCLKCGDVHRALGPDVSKVLSVTLDDWSDSDIDSMLEIGGNSYANSIYESFLPKDHPKPKMDSTMEYRTKFIRAKYETQDFLKPSLRITSKGSFDATNAVKSVTSSISSASGKHVVDDTREFVGELNITVVRGIQLAVRDMLTSDPYVVLTLGEQKAQTTVKPSDLNPVWNEVLKISIPRNYGPLKLEVYDHDTFSADDIMGEAEIDLQPMITAVMAFGDPSRVGDMQIGRWFMTKDNALVKDSTVNVVSGKVKQEVHLKLQNVESGEMELELEWVPIP; encoded by the exons ATGAGTACCACTAATCACTATCAACACATCAAGTCAAACAAGCCTGTTCTAG GCAAAGCAAGAAAATTGAAGGATCTAATGTTAAAAAGTGACAACCGGATATGTGCTGATTGTGGTGCACCTGATCCCAAATGGGC GTCTGCTAATATCGGAGTATTTCTTTGCTTAAAGTGTGGAGATGTACATAGAGCACTTGGACCAGACGTTTCAAAG gttTTGTCAGTAACTCTGGATGATTGGTCTGATAGTGATATAGATTCCATGCTTGAGATTGGTGGAAACTCATATGCAAATTCCATTTATGAGTCTTTTCTTCCAAAAGATCACCCAAAACCCAAGATGGATTCAACTATGGAATATAGGACTAAATTTATAAG AGCCAAGTATGAGACACAAGATTTTTTGAAGCCAAGTTTGCGCATTACATCAAAGGGTTCTTTTGATGCGACCAATGCTGTGAAGAGTGTAACTAGCAGTATCTCTAGCGCTTCAGGGAAGCATGTCGTT GACGATACAAGAGAATTTGTTGGAGAGCTGAACATTACAGTGGTAAGAGGTATTCAGTTGGCCGTCAGAGACATGCTAACGAGCGATCCATATGTTGTTCTAACACTTGGGGAGCAG AAAGCTCAAACCACTGTTAAACCGAGTGACTTGAACCCAGTATGGAATGAGGTGCTTAAGATATCAATTCCTCGAAATTATGGACCTCTTAAACTT GAAGTATACGACCATGATACGTTCTCTGCTGATGATATCATGGGGGAAGCGGAGATAGATCTTCAACCAATGATCACAGCCGTCATGGCCTTTGGAGATCCCTCGCGTGTTGGTGACATGCAAATTGGAAGGTGGTTCATGACCAAAGACAATGCCCTGGTGAAAGATAGCACTGTCAATGTTGTGTCGGGCAAGGTAAAACAGGAAGTGCACCTAAAGTTGCAGAATGTAGAATCAGGTGAGATGGAGTTAGAACTGGAATGGGTTCCAATACCCTAG